ACGATCGTTCGGTGCGGTTCTACCGCGACACGCTCGGGCTGGCGATCCATCGCGAGTTTCCCGGTGGCACGGTGTTCTTCCTCGGGCAGGGGCTGCTGGAGGTATCCGGCAGCGGCAGCACCGGCCCGAGCCCCGACCAGATGCTGTGGCTGCAGGTGCGGGACGCCGCCGGCAGCGTTCGGGAACTGCGCGAGCGCGGGGTCGAGGTGCTGGCCGAGCCCGAACGCCAACCCTGGGGGCTGATCGAGGGAACCATCGCCGACCCGGACGGGATGCGGATCGTGCTCGTCGAAGTGCCGCCCGAGCATCCGCTGCGTGCCGACGTGCGTCAGCAGTGAGCGCTTCCGCCCTCCCGTGCTCCGGCGTACCGTTTCGCGCGGGACCGTCGCTTCCGGAAGCGCTCCGGAAGGGCGTTTCGCGCGGAACCGTCGGTGTCGGGGGTGGTAGTGGGCCTCGGAGTACCCGGTCCCGGAGCTGGCATCGGACATCCACGACTTTCGTGGGACGATGGGAGCAAATCCCTGCCCGTACGCGAGTCGACATCCCGCGAGGAAGACTTCAGTGAGCACCTTCGCAGACACGACCTTCACGTCTCCTGAACGCATCAGGAACTTCTGCATCATCGCCCACATCGACCACGGCAAGTCGACACTGGCCGACCGGGTGCTGCAGCTCACCGAGGTGCTCGACGAGCGCGCGTACCGGGACCAGTACCTGGACCGGATGGACCTGGAGCGCGAACGCGGCATCACGATCAAGTCGCAGAACGTGCGGCTGCCGTGGCAGCTCGACAACGAGGACTACGTGCTGCACCTGATCGACACGCCGGGGCACGTCGACTTCACCTACGAGGTCAGCCGTTCCCTGGCCGCGTGCGAAGGCGCCATCCTGCTGGTCGACGCGTCCCAGGGCATCGAGGCGCAGACGTTGGCCAACCTCTACCTGGCCATGGAGCACGACCTGGAGATCATCCCCGTGCTCAACAAGATCGACCTCCCCTCCGCGGAACCGGATTACTACGCCTCGGAGCTCGCCCACATCATCGGCTGTGCGGAGTCCGACGTGCTGCGGGTATCGGCCAAGAGCGGTGAGGGCGTGGCCGAGGTGCTCGACGCGGTGGTGCTCAACGTGCCCGCTCCGGTCGGTGAGCA
This genomic stretch from Actinopolyspora halophila DSM 43834 harbors:
- a CDS encoding VOC family protein — encoded protein: MDVLSSRMILRPGDHDRSVRFYRDTLGLAIHREFPGGTVFFLGQGLLEVSGSGSTGPSPDQMLWLQVRDAAGSVRELRERGVEVLAEPERQPWGLIEGTIADPDGMRIVLVEVPPEHPLRADVRQQ